From Patescibacteria group bacterium, a single genomic window includes:
- a CDS encoding adenylate/guanylate cyclase domain-containing protein produces the protein MRKKFVYFLVSLVAGGLVFGSYSLGIFSGLENAAEDLLVSPKTINQDIVIVTIDDASISKIGQWPWSRQVFASALEQLNSVKPKVLGVDIVFSEPSRFGEADDQSLATAIENANYPIVFPVETTELTIKKGSAIGLNFNFPLSLFNVPDKSSLGHANIIADKDGIVRRFPLIITDGGNAQVFNAFAYEVAKASGEQIPNESNLQNINRIVFAGAPGHVRRVPFWQIYQGDSLDSLKNKIVLLGVFTSDLHDAKPVPIGKENDMPGVEIQANIVNMLLQGYRLTDLSNQNILLWIFLAALLPAIIFSFSKRSIRPLLYNIILGFLYLLAAIVLFEFGVVTNIIHITLAWAIPTAVIFVYRYFIAEKEKRELKNVFSKYVSKEVVKEILKDPGKVKLGGQEKEITVFFSDIRGFTTLSENTKPQELVKILNRYFTLMTEEVLKYGGVLDKYIGDAIMAFWGAPIDDADSADKAMKASVGMLAKLKVLNEELRQEGKPEINIGIGLYTGPAVVGNIGSELRLNYTAMGDTVNVASRLEGLNKEYKTNIIIGETTKNKLKTSYKFKPLGSATVKGRVEPINIYTIEL, from the coding sequence ATGCGCAAAAAGTTTGTCTATTTTCTGGTCTCGCTAGTTGCCGGCGGTTTGGTTTTTGGTTCTTATTCACTGGGAATTTTTTCCGGTTTGGAAAATGCGGCCGAAGATCTGCTGGTTTCACCCAAAACAATCAATCAAGATATTGTCATTGTCACGATTGATGACGCTTCAATTTCAAAAATCGGCCAGTGGCCATGGTCAAGGCAGGTTTTTGCCTCGGCGTTAGAGCAATTAAACAGCGTTAAACCAAAGGTGTTGGGGGTTGATATTGTTTTTTCTGAACCCTCGCGGTTTGGGGAGGCCGATGATCAAAGTTTGGCCACGGCTATAGAAAATGCCAATTATCCGATTGTTTTTCCGGTTGAGACAACAGAGTTAACCATAAAAAAGGGCAGCGCCATTGGTTTGAATTTTAACTTTCCTTTATCTTTATTTAATGTTCCGGATAAATCATCTTTGGGGCATGCTAATATCATTGCTGATAAAGACGGAATCGTGCGCCGGTTTCCTTTGATAATTACTGACGGCGGCAATGCGCAGGTGTTTAATGCTTTTGCCTATGAGGTTGCCAAAGCCAGCGGTGAACAAATTCCCAATGAAAGTAATTTGCAAAACATAAACAGAATTGTTTTTGCCGGCGCGCCGGGCCATGTGCGTCGGGTGCCATTTTGGCAGATATATCAGGGCGATTCGTTGGATTCATTAAAAAATAAAATTGTTTTGCTGGGCGTTTTTACTTCTGATCTTCACGACGCCAAGCCGGTGCCAATTGGCAAAGAAAATGATATGCCGGGCGTGGAAATTCAGGCCAATATCGTCAACATGTTGCTCCAAGGGTATCGGTTGACAGATTTAAGCAATCAAAATATTTTGCTTTGGATATTTTTAGCGGCTTTGCTTCCGGCTATTATCTTTAGTTTCTCCAAACGTTCAATCCGGCCATTGTTATACAATATTATTTTGGGATTTTTATATCTGCTGGCGGCTATCGTTTTGTTTGAGTTTGGAGTTGTGACCAATATTATTCATATAACTTTGGCCTGGGCGATTCCAACCGCGGTAATTTTTGTTTACCGGTATTTTATCGCTGAAAAAGAAAAACGGGAATTGAAAAACGTGTTTTCCAAATATGTGTCCAAGGAAGTGGTTAAAGAAATTCTAAAAGACCCGGGCAAGGTGAAATTGGGCGGACAGGAAAAAGAAATTACTGTGTTTTTTTCTGATATTCGCGGATTTACAACCTTGTCGGAAAACACCAAACCGCAGGAACTGGTGAAAATTTTGAATCGCTATTTTACTTTAATGACCGAAGAGGTGTTAAAATATGGCGGGGTTTTGGATAAATACATCGGCGACGCGATTATGGCTTTTTGGGGAGCGCCGATTGATGATGCGGATTCCGCGGATAAGGCAATGAAGGCATCCGTTGGCATGCTGGCCAAACTGAAAGTTTTAAATGAGGAGTTGCGCCAAGAGGGCAAGCCGGAAATAAACATCGGTATTGGGTTATATACCGGACCGGCCGTGGTTGGAAACATCGGCTCGGAGTTGCGGTTGAATTATACGGCTATGGGTGATACAGTGAATGTGGCCTCCCGGTTGGAAGGGTTAAATAAGGAGTATAAAACGAATATAATCATCGGTGAGACCACAAAAAATAAATTAAAAACCAGTTACAAATTTAAGCCGTTGGGCTCGGCCACGGTCAAAGGCAGGGTGGAACCAATAAATATTTATACGATTGAATTATAA
- a CDS encoding FecR family protein yields the protein MKKWIFLGIAVVLFVLAVVAALFFFKNYKKPGPQGYTPVTPDQTSEKVTLPWIEVVRPTVFLVDNTGATKELQTGEEVNQGDKIKTDENGVANIYFPDGSVARLDTNTEITIDAASYDQSDKSLVVKIFVSIGKVWSKIVGLATPNSSWQVESSNAVATVRGTAFGVQVIDGSTEVIGSENNVSVQIKDAKNNILADTAVVGPDKYLKIDNNFVTGVIEKKIMMQTAAQPVPATVKDMDWIQKAQTSDALMLNLKANLPDPAQLKAFILQMQSSVQQGLDQIKALQANPSLTPEMKQQLITAQQQLNQLQLLGVTPTVK from the coding sequence ATGAAAAAATGGATTTTTTTGGGGATAGCGGTGGTGCTATTTGTCTTGGCAGTTGTCGCCGCGCTGTTTTTTTTCAAAAATTATAAAAAACCCGGTCCTCAAGGATACACACCGGTAACACCTGATCAAACCAGCGAGAAGGTAACTTTGCCATGGATAGAAGTTGTTAGACCAACAGTATTTTTAGTTGATAATACTGGTGCAACCAAAGAACTCCAAACCGGCGAAGAAGTCAACCAGGGGGATAAAATTAAGACCGATGAAAATGGCGTTGCCAATATATATTTTCCGGACGGGTCAGTGGCGCGTTTGGATACCAACACGGAGATTACTATAGATGCGGCCAGTTATGATCAGTCGGATAAAAGCTTGGTGGTGAAAATTTTTGTTTCCATCGGCAAGGTCTGGTCAAAGATAGTGGGCTTGGCTACGCCAAATTCAAGCTGGCAGGTGGAAAGCAGTAACGCGGTGGCCACGGTGCGGGGCACGGCTTTTGGCGTGCAAGTAATTGACGGCAGTACCGAAGTTATTGGTTCGGAGAACAATGTGTCGGTGCAGATTAAAGATGCAAAAAATAATATTTTAGCCGACACGGCGGTGGTTGGTCCGGATAAATATCTGAAGATTGATAATAATTTTGTAACCGGCGTGATTGAGAAAAAAATAATGATGCAAACGGCCGCGCAACCTGTGCCTGCCACTGTCAAAGATATGGATTGGATACAAAAAGCGCAGACCTCTGATGCCTTAATGTTGAATTTAAAAGCAAATCTTCCGGATCCGGCACAATTAAAGGCCTTTATTTTACAAATGCAAAGTTCTGTTCAGCAGGGATTGGATCAGATAAAAGCTTTACAGGCCAATCCGTCGCTTACACCAGAGATGAAACAGCAGCTTATTACAGCCCAACAGCAACTAAATCAATTGCAACTTTTGGGTGTGACTCCAACCGTAAAATAA
- a CDS encoding NGG1p interacting factor NIF3, which produces MLTTKQIFDLGLKIGMAADPRGAKGVKKYLERTKREYEDLKPDEKKYFDKDRLENPYDDSKIHVGNPDKKVKRVLSGIDIGSGEILLASQLNERGKPIDLVIGHHPIGGSLASLHSVMDMIVEVYEHLGMPVHVAEKLMDERIREVGRSVHPANHYQIIDLAKALKVDVINTHTITDNLVNKFLHEYLTKKKPETISDLLKALMEIPEYQEAKKRGAGPKIFAGNPKNKVGKFLVEMTGGTNPSNKVYQELSRAGISTIVGMHMRDDAMDKANEFHMNVVIAGHISSDSLGMNLFLDQLEKKGIEIVPCSGLTRVSRNKKK; this is translated from the coding sequence ATGTTAACAACAAAACAAATTTTTGATTTGGGACTGAAAATCGGCATGGCCGCCGATCCGCGTGGCGCCAAGGGCGTGAAAAAATATTTAGAGCGAACCAAAAGAGAATATGAGGATTTGAAACCGGACGAGAAAAAATATTTTGATAAAGACCGGCTGGAGAATCCGTATGATGACAGCAAAATTCATGTCGGCAACCCGGATAAAAAAGTTAAACGGGTTTTATCAGGAATTGATATTGGCTCCGGCGAAATTTTATTGGCCAGCCAGTTAAATGAGAGAGGTAAACCGATTGATTTGGTAATTGGTCATCACCCGATTGGCGGCAGTTTGGCGTCTTTGCACAGCGTGATGGACATGATCGTTGAGGTTTATGAGCACTTGGGCATGCCGGTGCATGTGGCGGAAAAATTAATGGATGAAAGAATCAGAGAAGTGGGCCGCAGTGTGCATCCGGCCAATCATTATCAGATTATTGATCTGGCCAAGGCGCTTAAAGTGGATGTGATTAACACCCATACCATTACCGATAATTTGGTTAATAAATTTCTTCATGAATATCTGACTAAAAAGAAACCGGAAACAATCAGCGATCTGTTAAAGGCCTTAATGGAAATTCCGGAATATCAGGAAGCGAAAAAACGCGGCGCCGGTCCGAAGATTTTTGCCGGCAATCCGAAAAATAAAGTCGGTAAATTTTTAGTGGAGATGACCGGTGGCACTAATCCTTCAAATAAAGTGTATCAAGAGTTATCACGCGCCGGCATCAGCACGATTGTCGGTATGCACATGCGCGATGACGCTATGGATAAAGCCAACGAGTTTCATATGAACGTGGTTATTGCCGGACATATTTCTTCGGACTCCCTGGGCATGAATTTATTCCTGGATCAGCTTGAAAAGAAAGGCATTGAAATCGTGCCTTGTAGCGGATTAACCAGAGTTTCAAGAAACAAGAAAAAATGA
- the ileS gene encoding isoleucine--tRNA ligase: MYNSSEQEREILKYWDEHHCFEKSVSERPENKPYHFYDGPPFATGLPHYGHLVASLMKDVVPRFWTMRGFRVERRWGWDCHGLPVENLIEQKLNLGSKKEIEDYGVDKFNEECRATVLMYANEWKSTVRRMGRWVDMENDYKTMDPTFMESIWWVFKELWKKKLIYKGHKPMHICPHCVTPLSNFEVTQNYKDIKDISATVKFKLKNPEKLDLDGDVYVLAWTTTPWTLPGNVLLAVGPQIGYQVVEIAGEVGVYILAADRATSVLKDKQYSVIKNLSSSDLVGLEYEPLFPYFADTPKAFRVVAGNFVSTEDGTGVVHIAPAFGEDDYNVGEEEGLPLVQHVTMEGKFMPAVTDFPNMDVKPKDDPTRTDVEVIKWLAHNNKLFAKEKIEHSYPHCWRCDTPLLNYATSSWFVKVTELKDHLLKNNKGIHWVPEHIKEGRFGKWLEGARDWAISRNRYWGTPLPVWESAEGDLICVGSAAELTELSGQKVTDLHKHIIDKYVIKKDGKEYRRIPEILDVWFESGSMPYGQMHYPFENQKKFENGFPAEFIAEGQDQTRGWFYTLHVLATALKNKPAFKNVIVNGIVLAEDGKKMSKRLKNYPEPDIVLEKYGADAMRYYLATSPVMTAESLNFSEIGVREMYNKVVNTAWNVLEFYKMYAVDQKVEDKIKKADNVLDSWILSKLQLLIRDATKGMENYELVNASRPILEFVTELSQWYVRRSRDRFKGDDGADKKSAITTLGYVLLQLSKVMAPFTPFIAEKIYLALGGEKESVHLDKWPEVNEKLINKKLMDEMDLARKVVELGLALRAEKGIKVRQPLSRLILSEALSKDLYVIIADELNVKKVEMGRIEANENFTVKEDTSVKVGLDIMMTEELKKEGIVRELVRTINQMRKDQKLTINDAVVVKYTTSDDLLGSVFSDYADEIKKSVLAVKIEVGAEGEEVEIGGGKVKLNVERPK, translated from the coding sequence ATGTATAACTCCAGCGAACAAGAACGAGAAATTCTAAAATATTGGGACGAACATCATTGTTTTGAGAAGTCCGTTTCGGAGCGGCCGGAAAACAAGCCCTACCATTTTTATGACGGGCCTCCTTTTGCCACGGGTTTGCCGCATTACGGGCATTTGGTGGCATCGCTCATGAAAGATGTGGTGCCGCGTTTTTGGACAATGCGCGGTTTTCGGGTGGAACGCCGTTGGGGTTGGGATTGCCACGGTTTGCCGGTTGAAAATTTGATTGAACAAAAATTAAATTTGGGCAGTAAAAAGGAAATTGAGGATTATGGGGTTGATAAATTTAATGAAGAGTGCCGGGCCACGGTTTTGATGTATGCCAATGAGTGGAAAAGTACGGTGAGACGAATGGGCCGGTGGGTTGATATGGAGAATGATTATAAAACCATGGATCCGACCTTTATGGAAAGCATCTGGTGGGTTTTCAAGGAGCTTTGGAAAAAGAAATTGATCTATAAAGGGCATAAGCCGATGCATATTTGTCCACACTGCGTGACTCCGCTTTCAAATTTTGAGGTGACCCAGAACTATAAAGATATAAAAGATATTTCAGCAACGGTTAAATTTAAATTAAAAAATCCGGAAAAGTTAGATTTGGACGGTGATGTCTATGTTTTGGCTTGGACAACCACCCCCTGGACTCTACCGGGAAATGTTTTGTTGGCAGTCGGTCCGCAAATCGGCTATCAGGTAGTGGAAATTGCCGGCGAGGTCGGTGTATATATTTTGGCCGCGGATCGGGCAACTTCAGTTTTAAAAGACAAACAATATTCAGTTATAAAAAATTTATCAAGTTCTGATTTGGTCGGTTTGGAATACGAACCTCTCTTCCCGTATTTTGCCGATACACCAAAAGCGTTCAGGGTGGTGGCTGGAAATTTTGTTTCCACTGAAGACGGCACCGGTGTTGTCCATATTGCCCCGGCTTTTGGCGAGGATGATTATAATGTTGGCGAAGAAGAGGGTCTGCCTTTGGTCCAGCATGTGACCATGGAAGGAAAATTTATGCCGGCGGTGACCGATTTTCCAAACATGGATGTAAAACCAAAAGACGATCCAACTCGCACCGATGTGGAAGTGATAAAATGGCTGGCGCATAATAATAAATTATTTGCTAAAGAAAAAATCGAACATAGCTATCCGCATTGTTGGCGTTGTGATACCCCGCTGTTAAATTATGCGACCAGCAGTTGGTTTGTGAAAGTTACCGAATTAAAAGACCATCTACTGAAAAACAACAAAGGCATTCATTGGGTGCCGGAACATATTAAAGAAGGCCGGTTTGGAAAATGGCTGGAAGGCGCGCGTGATTGGGCCATTTCACGCAACCGTTATTGGGGCACGCCGTTGCCGGTTTGGGAGAGCGCCGAGGGTGATTTGATTTGTGTTGGCAGTGCCGCTGAACTCACGGAATTATCCGGCCAAAAAGTGACTGATTTGCATAAGCATATTATAGATAAATATGTGATAAAAAAAGATGGCAAAGAATATCGCCGCATTCCGGAAATTTTGGATGTCTGGTTTGAATCCGGCAGTATGCCTTATGGCCAAATGCATTATCCGTTTGAAAATCAGAAAAAATTTGAAAATGGTTTTCCGGCAGAATTCATCGCCGAAGGCCAGGATCAGACCCGCGGCTGGTTTTATACCTTGCATGTTTTGGCAACGGCCCTGAAGAACAAACCGGCGTTTAAAAATGTCATTGTCAATGGAATTGTTTTAGCAGAAGATGGCAAAAAAATGAGCAAGCGTCTGAAAAATTATCCGGAGCCGGATATTGTTTTGGAAAAATACGGCGCGGATGCGATGAGGTATTATTTGGCTACTTCACCGGTCATGACGGCCGAGTCCTTAAATTTTTCCGAGATTGGCGTGCGTGAGATGTATAACAAAGTTGTAAATACCGCTTGGAATGTTTTGGAATTTTACAAAATGTACGCGGTTGACCAAAAGGTTGAAGATAAAATAAAAAAAGCCGACAATGTTTTAGATAGTTGGATATTATCAAAATTGCAGTTGCTTATAAGAGACGCGACTAAGGGCATGGAAAATTATGAATTGGTAAATGCCAGCCGGCCGATTTTGGAATTTGTCACTGAATTATCACAGTGGTATGTCCGCCGCAGTCGTGATCGTTTTAAGGGTGATGATGGCGCGGATAAAAAATCAGCGATTACCACTTTGGGATATGTTTTGTTGCAGTTATCCAAAGTGATGGCGCCGTTTACCCCGTTTATTGCCGAAAAAATTTATTTGGCTTTGGGCGGAGAGAAAGAAAGCGTGCATTTGGATAAGTGGCCGGAGGTGAATGAAAAATTAATCAATAAAAAATTAATGGATGAAATGGATTTGGCCAGAAAAGTCGTTGAGCTCGGTTTGGCTTTGAGAGCCGAGAAAGGTATCAAGGTTCGCCAGCCATTGTCGCGTCTGATTTTGAGCGAAGCGCTTTCCAAGGACTTGTATGTGATTATTGCCGATGAATTAAATGTTAAAAAAGTTGAGATGGGCAGGATTGAAGCGAATGAAAATTTTACAGTGAAAGAGGATACCAGCGTGAAGGTTGGGTTGGATATTATGATGACCGAAGAATTGAAAAAAGAAGGCATTGTGCGCGAGCTGGTGCGGACCATTAATCAAATGCGCAAAGACCAGAAGTTGACGATTAATGACGCGGTGGTTGTTAAATATACTACTTCTGATGATTTGTTGGGCTCGGTTTTTAGCGATTATGCGGATGAGATCAAAAAGTCGGTTTTAGCTGTAAAAATAGAGGTCGGAGCGGAAGGGGAAGAGGTTGAAATTGGCGGAGGGAAGGTTAAATTGAACGTAGAAAGGCCAAAATAA
- a CDS encoding RpiB/LacA/LacB family sugar-phosphate isomerase, protein MLFIASDHAGFQLKKALVTYIETQLNLKVKDLGPTSFAEGDDFPDYAEPVAKEVTKSPENLGILICGTGQGMCIAANKVKGIRAIIGYNITATELGKQHNNANILCLAGRVITEDHAKAIVKKFTTTTFEKEERFVRRNKKIEELEKNSV, encoded by the coding sequence ATGCTTTTTATTGCCTCTGACCATGCCGGATTTCAACTGAAAAAAGCCCTGGTCACATATATAGAAACCCAGCTTAACCTAAAAGTTAAAGATTTGGGTCCAACCTCCTTTGCAGAGGGGGATGATTTCCCGGATTATGCCGAACCGGTGGCCAAAGAAGTGACCAAAAGCCCGGAAAATTTGGGTATTTTAATTTGCGGCACCGGACAGGGAATGTGTATCGCGGCCAATAAAGTTAAAGGCATCAGGGCCATAATCGGCTATAACATAACCGCCACTGAACTGGGTAAACAACATAACAATGCCAACATCCTGTGTCTGGCCGGCCGGGTTATTACCGAAGATCATGCCAAAGCGATCGTCAAAAAATTTACTACAACCACTTTTGAAAAAGAAGAAAGGTTCGTACGCAGAAATAAAAAAATAGAGGAGCTGGAGAAAAACAGCGTATGA
- a CDS encoding FAD-dependent oxidoreductase — MLDLIIIGSAAAGSSAAIYAARRKLNFKVITYDLGGEVALSGEVNNWPGILSIQGYELAQKFNEHVKAYGVEIEDGWKVEKITPEKKYYKVVAKNARGEERVYETKSIIVATGIHPRHLEVPGEKEFYQKGVTYCTVCDGPLFKGKTTATVGSGNSALESALMMTHIAKKVYLISKFPNTPETNGGFPKGEAILIEKVKQLPNVEIIYAAQTTAILGDGKVNGLKYKTEDGQQQIEVEGVMVHIGQIPNSQFIDAKKNKIGELIIDEKCRTNLPGIFAAGDVTNIPYKQIGISTGQGIIAALAVIEYINRWS; from the coding sequence ATGTTGGATCTAATAATTATCGGCTCGGCGGCGGCCGGAAGCAGCGCGGCCATTTATGCGGCCAGAAGAAAATTAAATTTCAAGGTTATCACCTATGATTTGGGCGGTGAAGTCGCCTTATCCGGCGAAGTCAATAACTGGCCGGGAATTTTGAGTATTCAGGGGTATGAATTGGCCCAAAAATTTAATGAACACGTGAAGGCCTATGGGGTTGAAATTGAAGACGGCTGGAAAGTAGAAAAAATTACGCCGGAAAAAAAGTATTATAAGGTTGTTGCCAAAAATGCGCGGGGTGAAGAAAGGGTTTATGAAACCAAATCCATAATTGTGGCCACTGGCATTCATCCGCGGCATCTGGAAGTGCCGGGTGAAAAAGAATTTTATCAAAAAGGCGTGACCTATTGCACGGTTTGCGACGGACCGCTGTTTAAAGGCAAGACCACAGCCACAGTCGGCTCCGGAAATAGCGCTTTGGAATCGGCTCTGATGATGACTCACATTGCTAAAAAGGTTTATCTTATCAGTAAATTTCCCAATACGCCCGAAACCAACGGCGGCTTCCCCAAGGGTGAGGCAATTTTGATTGAAAAAGTGAAACAACTGCCGAATGTAGAAATAATCTATGCGGCCCAGACCACCGCAATACTCGGAGACGGCAAAGTTAATGGGTTGAAATATAAAACCGAAGACGGCCAACAGCAAATTGAGGTTGAGGGTGTAATGGTGCACATCGGCCAAATACCAAATTCACAATTTATTGACGCCAAAAAAAATAAAATCGGCGAACTTATTATTGATGAAAAATGCCGCACCAACCTGCCCGGAATCTTTGCCGCCGGCGACGTCACCAACATCCCCTACAAGCAAATCGGCATCTCCACCGGCCAAGGGATTATTGCCGCGCTGGCCGTAATAGAGTATATTAACAGGTGGAGCTAG
- a CDS encoding carbohydrate kinase family protein, translating into MYNVIAIGDAVLDTHVLIDDASVECNIDGKNCRLCLDYASKIPIADSFQALGGNAANVAVGAAKLGLETAIVSSIGKDGNGKIILDDLKKSGVITDLIYTDEKIKTRYSIVLNFKGERTILSYHQKRQYVWPEAVPKTDWVYYTSLSEGFEPLQEKLINFLNKHESVRLAYNPGSFQLKYSLVSVKEILPQAQILILNLEEAETVLNTTIEKEKSVSALIHKLLLTGAKEVAITDGKNGAWAGDEEDVWYLKSFPVEVISKTGAGDAFSAGYLAARINDHDISTALSWGIANSCSVITSHGSQKTLLDKNGIKKMLTKYSQIKSKTV; encoded by the coding sequence ATGTATAATGTCATCGCTATTGGGGACGCGGTTTTAGATACGCATGTTTTAATTGACGATGCCTCGGTTGAATGTAATATTGACGGCAAAAATTGCCGTCTTTGTTTGGATTATGCCAGTAAAATTCCGATCGCCGACAGCTTTCAGGCGCTGGGTGGAAACGCGGCCAATGTCGCGGTTGGCGCAGCCAAACTGGGGCTTGAAACTGCAATTGTGAGCTCTATTGGCAAAGACGGAAATGGAAAAATAATTTTGGATGATTTAAAAAAGAGCGGCGTTATCACCGATTTGATTTATACAGACGAAAAAATAAAAACCAGATATTCAATTGTTTTAAATTTCAAAGGCGAACGGACGATTTTGTCATACCATCAAAAAAGACAATATGTTTGGCCGGAAGCCGTGCCAAAAACCGACTGGGTTTATTACACCAGCTTGAGCGAGGGTTTTGAGCCACTTCAGGAAAAATTGATAAATTTTTTAAACAAACATGAAAGCGTACGTCTGGCCTATAATCCGGGCTCATTTCAGTTAAAATATTCCTTGGTTTCCGTTAAAGAAATTCTGCCGCAGGCGCAAATTTTGATTTTAAATCTGGAAGAAGCGGAAACGGTTTTGAACACAACAATTGAAAAAGAAAAAAGCGTTTCCGCTCTGATACATAAATTACTGCTAACCGGCGCCAAAGAAGTGGCAATTACCGACGGAAAAAACGGCGCCTGGGCCGGAGACGAAGAGGATGTTTGGTACTTGAAAAGTTTCCCGGTTGAAGTGATTTCCAAAACCGGAGCCGGAGATGCTTTCTCCGCCGGATACCTGGCGGCCAGAATAAATGATCATGATATCAGTACGGCTCTAAGTTGGGGCATTGCCAACAGTTGCAGTGTCATCACCTCGCATGGATCGCAAAAAACTCTGCTGGATAAAAACGGCATCAAAAAAATGCTGACCAAATACAGCCAGATAAAATCTAAAACGGTTTAA
- a CDS encoding NUDIX hydrolase produces the protein MDTEKRPKVGVGVFIINGNKILMQKRKGTAGDGTWALAGGHLEFGESIEDCAIRETMEEVGVKIKNIKIGPFTNDVYMKEDKHYVTIFVVSEYDSGEAKVMEPDWTEQVGWFEFENLPGPLFQPLDNLLKTGFKPF, from the coding sequence ATGGATACAGAAAAAAGACCCAAAGTAGGAGTGGGTGTGTTTATTATCAACGGGAATAAAATTTTAATGCAAAAAAGAAAAGGAACGGCCGGAGATGGCACCTGGGCTTTGGCAGGAGGACATTTGGAATTTGGCGAATCAATTGAGGACTGCGCGATTAGGGAAACAATGGAGGAAGTGGGAGTGAAGATAAAGAATATAAAAATCGGGCCGTTTACCAACGATGTTTATATGAAGGAGGATAAACATTATGTAACCATTTTTGTGGTTTCAGAATATGACTCCGGTGAAGCTAAAGTGATGGAACCGGATTGGACTGAACAAGTAGGATGGTTTGAATTTGAAAATCTGCCCGGCCCACTATTTCAACCGTTAGATAATTTACTTAAAACCGGATTTAAACCGTTTTAG